Proteins found in one Patescibacteria group bacterium genomic segment:
- a CDS encoding polyprenyl synthetase family protein — MEAKAYLQDYVKKTEPLLDSFFKTKEKEAAEISPLAAEMMRIYRQFMGGKNIRGALVKLGYECFGGKNEKAILEASLMVTLTHAFILIHDDVMDRDVLRRNKPTIHVQYSNLYRKRHQDKRDQAEHYGLSMAIDLGDIGFTLAHLLLVDTDFSDEIKTRVLRRFNQQILTTAFGQALDVTLEATDKLSEKDITKIHHYKTADYTVTGPLQYGALFAGANEKEIKKIGKFGLPVGIAFQLRDDELGLFADEKILGKPIGSDVKENKNTILHLKVLGLAKGKEKQFIQQVYGKKNLTKKELERVRRITEETGVLAYSQKMAKSLVEKGKKYISQITRKPELADTLRKMADFMIERES; from the coding sequence ATGGAAGCAAAGGCTTATCTTCAAGATTACGTTAAAAAAACAGAGCCACTATTAGATTCCTTTTTTAAAACTAAGGAGAAAGAAGCGGCTGAGATTTCACCCCTGGCCGCAGAAATGATGAGAATTTATCGTCAGTTTATGGGTGGCAAAAACATTCGTGGAGCTCTGGTCAAATTAGGTTATGAATGTTTTGGTGGTAAGAATGAAAAAGCGATTCTTGAAGCCTCTTTAATGGTGACTCTGACTCACGCTTTTATTTTAATCCATGATGACGTGATGGATCGGGATGTCTTAAGAAGGAACAAACCAACCATTCATGTTCAATATAGTAATCTCTACAGAAAACGTCATCAAGATAAAAGAGATCAGGCCGAGCATTATGGTCTGAGTATGGCGATTGATCTTGGTGATATTGGTTTTACTCTGGCCCATCTCCTTTTGGTTGATACCGATTTTAGTGATGAGATTAAAACCAGAGTTTTGAGAAGATTTAATCAACAGATTTTGACAACCGCTTTTGGTCAGGCTCTTGATGTCACTCTTGAAGCCACTGATAAGCTCTCAGAAAAAGATATTACCAAGATTCATCATTACAAAACAGCCGACTACACGGTTACTGGTCCCTTACAGTACGGGGCTTTGTTCGCTGGTGCAAATGAAAAGGAAATAAAAAAGATAGGGAAATTTGGTTTACCAGTTGGGATTGCTTTTCAGTTGCGGGATGATGAATTAGGTCTTTTTGCTGATGAAAAAATTTTAGGCAAACCAATTGGCAGTGATGTTAAGGAAAACAAAAACACAATTCTTCATCTTAAGGTTCTAGGATTAGCTAAGGGAAAAGAGAAACAATTTATTCAACAAGTTTATGGCAAGAAGAATCTGACTAAAAAAGAACTGGAAAGAGTCAGGCGGATTACTGAAGAGACTGGGGTTTTAGCTTATTCCCAAAAAATGGCGAAGAGTTTGGTTGAAAAAGGCAAGAAATATATTTCCCAAATTACTCGGAAACCTGAATTAGCCGATACTTTAAGAAAAATGGCTGATTTTATGATTGAACGCGAGAGTTAG
- the uppS gene encoding polyprenyl diphosphate synthase: protein MPKKTSKTKIDKKNLPRHIGIIMDGNRRWAAKRDLTPMEGHQAGVKALIKIVDYCLDLKIETLTIYALSTENWRKRAKKEVEGLFNLLVRAVEEKKEEYKEKGVKLVVLGNFQAFPRKVVRAIEEMLAIVKTHERLKVNVALNYGGRDEIIRAIKKIVEDEVPPKKINEKMFGKFLYTNGEPDPDLIIRTGGESRLSNFLLWQSSYSELYFTKTLWPDFSPAKLDKTILAYQKRTRRFGGGTFAIYRKKAKKSSSQK, encoded by the coding sequence ATGCCGAAAAAAACTTCTAAGACCAAAATAGATAAAAAAAATCTTCCCAGACATATTGGCATTATTATGGATGGTAACCGACGTTGGGCTGCAAAAAGAGATTTGACACCAATGGAAGGCCACCAAGCCGGAGTCAAAGCCCTAATCAAAATTGTGGATTATTGTTTGGATCTGAAGATAGAAACCTTAACGATTTATGCTCTCTCAACCGAAAATTGGCGGAAAAGAGCCAAGAAAGAAGTGGAAGGACTTTTTAACTTGTTGGTCAGAGCCGTGGAAGAGAAAAAAGAAGAGTACAAAGAAAAAGGCGTCAAGTTAGTGGTTTTAGGCAATTTTCAGGCTTTTCCTAGGAAAGTCGTTCGGGCGATTGAAGAGATGTTAGCCATTGTTAAAACTCATGAGAGATTAAAGGTCAATGTCGCTTTAAATTATGGCGGTCGAGACGAAATTATTAGGGCCATCAAGAAAATTGTTGAAGATGAAGTTCCGCCCAAAAAGATTAATGAAAAAATGTTTGGTAAATTCCTTTACACTAATGGCGAACCAGACCCCGACTTAATTATTCGGACTGGCGGCGAATCAAGGCTTTCTAATTTTCTTCTCTGGCAATCTAGCTATTCCGAGCTTTATTTTACTAAAACTCTTTGGCCAGACTTTTCTCCAGCCAAGCTCGACAAAACAATTCTTGCTTATCAAAAGCGGACCAGAAGATTTGGTGGGGGTACGTTTGCTATCTACAGGAAGAAAGCTAAAAAATCTTCAAGCCAAAAATAA
- a CDS encoding TrbC/VirB2 family protein yields the protein MKKLALTFPGGESINDPPSFAFASGNISNIINDLIPYIFALAGLALLLILIWAGFEMMTSAGDPKKMESAKGRLTGAVIGFVIIFVAYWLIQILEVIFGLKIF from the coding sequence ATGAAAAAATTAGCTTTAACTTTTCCTGGCGGCGAATCAATTAATGATCCACCTAGCTTTGCATTTGCCAGTGGGAATATTAGCAATATTATCAATGACCTGATCCCCTATATTTTTGCTTTGGCTGGTTTGGCTTTGCTTTTAATCCTGATTTGGGCTGGCTTTGAAATGATGACTTCGGCTGGTGACCCAAAGAAAATGGAGTCAGCTAAAGGAAGACTCACGGGCGCTGTCATCGGCTTTGTTATTATTTTTGTTGCCTATTGGCTGATTCAAATTTTGGAAGTTATTTTTGGCTTGAAGATTTTTTAG
- a CDS encoding SpoIID/LytB domain-containing protein yields the protein MPLEQYLLGIYEMPESWPIEAQKAQAVAARSYALAYTDNGSKEICTSQQCQVYKGGNKGGNWEAAVKATEGEVAVHSGQVITAWYASTAGGYTFFSSDVGWSQRPWTKRLRDTSGEVSSFADLQGKAYDKDSPCFYAAQGWRKEYASSAWLKSEEVTDIINVLLLAKADPSSQQHLAQVDKPNPDGVDTWDAGRVKQELKSRGITPFDNVSSVSVGWDNGLGRTTSVSVSGSAGNQTFDGPEFKNFFNLRAPANIQIVGPLFNVEKK from the coding sequence ATGCCTTTAGAACAGTATTTATTAGGGATTTACGAGATGCCTGAAAGTTGGCCAATCGAAGCCCAAAAAGCTCAAGCGGTGGCGGCCCGGTCTTATGCCTTGGCCTATACTGACAATGGGTCTAAAGAAATTTGCACCAGTCAACAATGCCAAGTTTATAAGGGAGGCAATAAAGGCGGTAATTGGGAAGCAGCGGTCAAAGCAACAGAAGGCGAAGTTGCCGTTCATAGCGGTCAGGTGATTACTGCTTGGTATGCTTCAACCGCTGGTGGTTACACTTTTTTTTCTTCTGATGTCGGTTGGAGTCAGCGGCCTTGGACCAAAAGATTACGAGACACCAGTGGTGAAGTCAGTAGTTTTGCTGATCTTCAGGGTAAAGCCTATGATAAAGACTCACCTTGTTTTTATGCGGCTCAAGGTTGGCGGAAAGAGTATGCTAGTTCTGCCTGGTTAAAATCTGAAGAAGTGACTGATATTATCAATGTTCTGCTTTTAGCTAAAGCTGATCCTTCAAGTCAACAACACCTGGCCCAGGTGGATAAACCTAATCCTGATGGAGTGGATACTTGGGATGCTGGTCGAGTTAAACAAGAATTAAAGAGTCGAGGGATTACCCCTTTTGATAATGTCTCTAGTGTTTCTGTCGGTTGGGACAATGGTCTGGGAAGAACAACCTCTGTCAGTGTTTCTGGCAGTGCTGGTAATCAAACTTTTGATGGTCCGGAGTTCAAAAACTTTTTTAATCTTCGAGCGCCGGCTAATATCCAGATTGTTGGGCCGTTGTTTAATGTTGAGAAAAAGTAG
- a CDS encoding DUF5657 family protein, with the protein MTPFERLIEQLVTVSFSFHWVFKAILLIGMFFYLAFGVIVVRQVSLMAKTLNGAFASPIKVIAWIQLGLIIGLFLIILLA; encoded by the coding sequence ATGACGCCTTTCGAAAGGTTGATTGAACAATTGGTAACCGTCAGTTTTAGTTTCCATTGGGTTTTTAAAGCGATTCTCTTAATCGGGATGTTTTTCTATTTGGCTTTTGGCGTGATTGTTGTTCGTCAGGTAAGCTTGATGGCCAAGACTCTCAACGGCGCTTTTGCCTCGCCAATTAAGGTGATTGCCTGGATTCAATTGGGACTGATTATTGGTTTATTTTTGATTATTCTTCTTGCTTAA
- the smpB gene encoding SsrA-binding protein SmpB, with protein MKVINRRARYDYYLLEKFEAGIALTGSEVKSVKASKLSLNEGFVKIIGGEAWLLNAYINPYPYADNRDYDSKRNRKLLLHKNELLKLSQQTKEKNLTIVPVSCYTKGRKIKLEIALARGKKKYDKRETKKRKAIEREIEQTLKDKGM; from the coding sequence GTGAAAGTTATTAACCGTCGAGCTCGCTATGATTACTATCTTTTAGAGAAGTTTGAAGCAGGCATTGCCTTAACTGGCTCAGAGGTCAAATCAGTTAAGGCAAGCAAACTAAGCCTTAACGAAGGCTTTGTTAAGATAATTGGAGGCGAGGCTTGGTTACTTAATGCCTATATCAACCCTTATCCTTATGCCGATAATCGAGATTATGATTCCAAGCGTAACCGGAAGCTGCTTTTACATAAAAACGAGCTCCTAAAATTAAGCCAGCAAACTAAGGAAAAGAATTTGACGATTGTACCTGTTTCGTGCTATACTAAGGGTCGAAAAATCAAACTAGAGATTGCCTTAGCTAGAGGGAAAAAGAAGTATGATAAAAGAGAAACAAAGAAACGCAAGGCAATTGAAAGAGAAATTGAACAGACATTAAAAGATAAGGGGATGTAA
- a CDS encoding ComF family protein, with protein MLLDLFFPRRCLGCGAWGNYFCRDCQQEIKTIKLQICPICQKPALQGQTHPVCQTPYSLDGLTSIFTFEGVIKEAIGKLKYWLITDLIEELVALSVDQMPRKLTRSLILVPIPLHPRRQRWRGFNQAELLAKILGKQFNWQISTDYLIRSKATQPQIKLKSKERKINVQKAFKLNPKARAKVRNKKLIVFDDVWTTGSTLRQAAQVLKRAQAQEVWGLTLAR; from the coding sequence ATGCTGCTCGATCTCTTTTTTCCTCGTCGTTGTTTGGGTTGTGGTGCTTGGGGTAATTACTTTTGTCGAGATTGCCAGCAAGAGATTAAAACCATCAAACTCCAGATTTGCCCGATTTGTCAAAAACCAGCTCTTCAAGGTCAGACTCATCCAGTTTGTCAAACGCCTTACTCTCTTGATGGTTTAACTTCAATTTTCACTTTTGAAGGGGTGATTAAAGAAGCGATTGGCAAATTAAAGTATTGGTTAATTACGGATCTAATTGAGGAACTGGTGGCTCTTAGTGTTGATCAAATGCCTCGTAAATTAACCCGATCTTTAATTCTCGTTCCCATTCCCCTTCATCCGCGCCGCCAACGCTGGCGAGGTTTTAATCAAGCAGAGCTTTTAGCAAAGATTCTAGGTAAACAGTTTAATTGGCAGATCTCCACTGATTATCTAATCCGTTCTAAAGCCACTCAACCCCAAATTAAGTTAAAAAGCAAAGAAAGAAAAATAAATGTTCAAAAAGCTTTTAAACTTAATCCCAAAGCTAGAGCTAAAGTGAGAAACAAAAAATTGATTGTTTTTGATGATGTTTGGACGACTGGTTCCACTCTACGTCAGGCTGCACAGGTTTTAAAAAGAGCCCAGGCTCAAGAGGTTTGGGGTTTGACCTTAGCTAGGTGA
- a CDS encoding NUDIX domain-containing protein — protein MTKKKPVKREFSAGGVVFKKEKKKTLWLIIQPEIKDELWRQDRWQLPKGWIDEGETGSQAALREVKEEGGVEVEVIEKIGRINIFFYNEEKQKVLKNIVFFLMEYQKGSIRNHSWETKEAIWLPFQKASKRLTFDSEKKILKKAKELLEAKEKQPKLI, from the coding sequence ATGACCAAGAAAAAACCAGTTAAAAGGGAATTTTCCGCTGGTGGGGTGGTTTTCAAAAAAGAAAAGAAAAAAACTCTTTGGCTAATCATTCAACCTGAAATTAAGGATGAACTTTGGCGTCAAGACAGATGGCAGCTGCCTAAAGGTTGGATTGATGAGGGTGAAACTGGTTCTCAGGCGGCTTTAAGAGAAGTTAAGGAAGAAGGCGGTGTTGAAGTTGAGGTAATTGAAAAAATCGGTCGGATTAATATTTTCTTTTACAACGAAGAAAAGCAGAAGGTCCTTAAAAACATTGTTTTTTTCTTAATGGAATACCAAAAGGGAAGCATCAGAAATCATTCTTGGGAAACAAAAGAAGCGATTTGGTTGCCTTTTCAAAAGGCTTCCAAGAGATTAACTTTTGATTCAGAGAAGAAAATTTTAAAAAAAGCCAAAGAACTTTTAGAAGCAAAAGAGAAACAACCGAAACTGATTTAG
- the dnaG gene encoding DNA primase: MPDDQLEEIRRKIDIIELINEYTPLKKTGRNFKALCPFHSEKIPSFVVSPERQIFKCFGCGAGGDIFRFLMLTENMEFGEALRTLAKRAGVKLRHYQPSEGEKQKQLFYEINHLASEYYHYLLTKHAAGRKALNYILGRGITRESLARFKIGYSPNLWEALQDFLVKKKNYRGEDLEKAGLVIKSQRGRGFYDRFRGRLMFTLRDHRNNVVGFAGRTLDPKQEEAKYINTPETLVYHKSDLLYGLVETKEAIKKEDEAIVVEGELDAVSSLQAGVENVVALKGTALTQGQIDLISRFTENLILALDRDLAGDQAARRGIELADAANLAIRVVELEGGKDPDEVAQKNPSQWRQLVKQAVPIYDYFIDSALNRFDGRTADGKRKISLELIPVLAKISNKVVQAHYVRLLAERFRVDEEAVVAEMAKFIDKESAKAPLERTDYKKEEKLSRQEILEEHLLALAFQSGNWPLLRKRKIQALIKTSHFQKIVEVLGKYLKRYKTFESQRLAKLLPAELKETFDKLYLLEMVDLLENEEKLEKEIEKTKKELEKLDSRGRLREIGQEISGSERKEKPNQTEKKKLNKLHEQFRDLSGELAKLEAE; this comes from the coding sequence ATGCCAGATGATCAATTAGAAGAAATTCGGCGAAAAATCGATATCATTGAACTGATTAATGAATACACGCCTTTAAAGAAAACCGGCCGTAATTTCAAGGCGCTTTGTCCTTTTCATTCAGAAAAAATTCCTTCTTTTGTCGTTTCGCCAGAAAGACAGATTTTTAAATGTTTTGGCTGTGGGGCTGGTGGCGATATCTTTAGATTTTTAATGCTGACTGAAAACATGGAGTTTGGTGAGGCCCTGCGGACTTTGGCGAAACGAGCCGGGGTTAAATTACGTCATTACCAACCTTCAGAAGGGGAAAAACAGAAACAACTTTTTTATGAAATTAATCATTTAGCCAGTGAATATTATCATTATCTTTTAACCAAACATGCGGCCGGTCGGAAAGCTTTGAACTACATTTTGGGTCGGGGAATTACCCGCGAGTCTTTGGCTCGTTTTAAGATTGGCTATTCGCCTAATTTATGGGAAGCCCTTCAGGATTTTTTGGTTAAAAAGAAAAATTATCGAGGTGAAGATTTGGAAAAAGCCGGCTTGGTGATTAAGAGTCAAAGGGGTCGGGGTTTTTATGATCGTTTTCGGGGGAGATTGATGTTCACTTTACGAGATCATCGGAATAATGTGGTTGGTTTTGCCGGTCGAACCTTGGATCCTAAGCAAGAAGAAGCCAAATACATTAACACTCCAGAGACCTTGGTCTATCATAAATCAGACTTGCTTTATGGTTTAGTCGAGACCAAAGAAGCCATTAAAAAAGAGGATGAAGCCATTGTGGTTGAAGGCGAACTTGATGCCGTTTCTTCTTTACAGGCAGGGGTGGAAAATGTCGTCGCCCTTAAAGGCACGGCTTTAACCCAAGGTCAGATAGATTTAATTAGTCGGTTTACCGAGAATCTTATTTTAGCCTTGGACCGAGACTTGGCGGGTGATCAGGCGGCTCGTCGGGGGATTGAATTAGCGGATGCTGCTAATCTAGCCATTAGAGTGGTCGAATTAGAAGGGGGTAAAGATCCTGATGAAGTCGCTCAAAAGAACCCAAGTCAGTGGCGTCAATTAGTTAAACAAGCCGTCCCTATTTATGATTACTTTATTGATTCGGCTTTGAATCGGTTTGATGGTCGAACTGCAGACGGGAAGCGAAAAATCAGCCTGGAGTTAATTCCGGTTTTAGCCAAAATTAGCAACAAGGTGGTTCAGGCTCATTACGTCCGTTTGTTGGCGGAGCGATTCAGAGTTGATGAAGAAGCGGTGGTGGCGGAAATGGCGAAATTTATTGATAAAGAAAGCGCTAAAGCACCTTTAGAGAGAACTGATTACAAGAAAGAGGAAAAGCTAAGTCGTCAGGAAATTTTGGAAGAACATTTATTAGCCCTGGCGTTTCAATCAGGCAACTGGCCGCTCTTAAGAAAAAGAAAGATTCAGGCCTTGATCAAAACGTCTCACTTTCAGAAGATTGTTGAGGTTTTAGGTAAGTATCTAAAGCGCTATAAAACTTTTGAGAGCCAGCGCTTGGCCAAGCTGTTGCCCGCCGAATTAAAAGAAACCTTTGACAAACTTTATTTACTGGAAATGGTCGATTTGCTGGAGAACGAAGAAAAGCTGGAGAAAGAAATTGAAAAAACAAAAAAAGAATTAGAAAAGCTTGATTCAAGAGGAAGATTAAGAGAAATCGGTCAAGAAATCAGCGGTTCAGAAAGAAAAGAAAAACCTAATCAGACAGAAAAAAAGAAATTAAACAAACTCCACGAACAGTTTCGAGATTTATCTGGAGAATTAGCTAAACTTGAAGCCGAGTGA
- the rpoD gene encoding RNA polymerase sigma factor RpoD yields MAKKRVDTKKIIEKGGKQGFITQEEILKLFPDAEERVEELDELYANLLAEGVDVFESVTEEEMAEDEKATTELAKELEVLATLEDKTLTDPVRMYLKEIGRIPLLTAEQEIDLAQGVEKGSRAAKKKLIQSNLRLVVSIAKKYVGRGMSFLDLIQEGNQGLMRAVEKYDWRRGYKFSTYATWWIRQAITRAIADQARTIRIPVHMVETINKLIRTSRKLAQQLGREPMAEEIGKEMELEPDRVREIFKIAQNTTSLEKPVGDEEDSLLGDFIEDTSQPSPVDQASKQLLKENIEEVLESLSDREARVLKMRFGLDGYQPMTLEEVGREFGVTRERIRQIEAKALRKLKHPSRRKKLQDYLE; encoded by the coding sequence ATGGCCAAAAAGAGAGTTGATACCAAAAAAATCATTGAAAAAGGAGGAAAGCAGGGTTTCATTACCCAAGAAGAAATCCTCAAGCTTTTTCCTGATGCCGAAGAAAGGGTCGAAGAATTAGACGAACTCTACGCTAATTTATTGGCTGAAGGGGTTGATGTTTTTGAATCCGTTACTGAAGAAGAGATGGCTGAAGATGAAAAAGCGACCACGGAATTAGCTAAAGAACTAGAGGTTCTAGCGACCCTGGAAGACAAAACCCTAACCGATCCGGTCCGAATGTACCTTAAAGAAATAGGGAGAATACCTCTTTTAACGGCGGAGCAAGAAATTGACCTTGCTCAAGGAGTGGAGAAAGGCAGTCGGGCGGCTAAAAAGAAATTGATTCAATCCAACTTAAGACTGGTGGTTTCGATTGCCAAAAAGTATGTAGGTAGAGGGATGAGCTTCCTTGATCTTATTCAAGAAGGTAATCAAGGTTTGATGAGAGCGGTAGAAAAATATGATTGGCGGCGAGGCTATAAATTCTCCACTTACGCCACCTGGTGGATTAGACAGGCGATTACCCGAGCGATTGCTGACCAAGCCAGAACCATTAGAATTCCGGTTCATATGGTCGAAACGATTAACAAACTGATTCGAACCTCAAGAAAACTAGCTCAACAATTAGGCCGAGAACCAATGGCTGAGGAAATTGGTAAAGAAATGGAACTCGAGCCAGATCGAGTCAGAGAGATTTTTAAGATTGCCCAAAACACCACTTCCTTAGAAAAACCAGTCGGTGATGAAGAAGATTCTCTTTTAGGTGATTTTATCGAAGACACCTCTCAACCTTCACCAGTGGACCAAGCTTCAAAACAGCTCTTAAAAGAAAACATTGAAGAAGTTTTAGAAAGCCTTTCGGACAGAGAAGCCAGAGTCTTGAAAATGAGATTTGGTTTAGATGGTTATCAACCAATGACCTTAGAAGAAGTAGGCAGAGAATTTGGGGTGACCAGAGAAAGAATTAGACAAATTGAAGCCAAAGCCCTAAGAAAACTCAAACACCCTTCAAGAAGAAAAAAACTTCAGGATTATCTTGAGTAA
- a CDS encoding recombinase family protein: MQLKQDINSDHGSKPKCIIYARVSTMDQVDNLSIETQQIKALEKIQELGGYLAEDCYVDNGISGTTLNRPSFQALLSRCYKKDIAYLVVQDISRLSRDTFEYCFIVSELEKCGVKIVPLSGVINGDPVSRTMNEMMAVMNAFFPRMTSYKVKQTASEKFKAGYYPSWAPLGYLNVVNKNPEGSYDKKIVIPDPAIAPFVRQAYKLYATRDYAIYDIRQYLHKNGVTGRKGKPIQYSIVGNMLKNSFYWGWMKHGGHEGMGKHEPLVDKQTFDLVQKILSEKGDYGLRKRKHNFLLRGVVFCKDCGRRYVAEWHYHEKYKTGNGKIGMYHCSQTGKRGGCPSRYVLLTNLEDQVKQEVDKLAFTDEFIQAVETNITRVYDESIDRIQRAKKALYNKRDAVDQKRIKIEKDYFDNKLPVEQLQKYNTQLDAEALVIQKELVEQDKTNTIDTSIINEVLKLTRNIVQTYEDSDIDHKRAYLHFFFQKIWVQDKKIMEVEYTPALQVLNEAKLGILSSNWLRG; encoded by the coding sequence ATGCAGTTAAAACAAGATATAAATAGCGATCACGGAAGTAAACCAAAATGCATCATCTACGCTAGAGTGTCCACAATGGATCAGGTAGATAATCTTAGTATTGAAACCCAACAAATAAAGGCACTAGAGAAGATTCAAGAGTTAGGTGGGTACCTAGCTGAGGATTGCTACGTTGATAATGGGATTTCAGGTACTACTTTAAACAGACCAAGCTTCCAAGCATTACTAAGTAGATGTTACAAAAAAGATATTGCGTATCTTGTTGTGCAAGACATATCCCGACTCTCTCGTGACACTTTCGAATACTGTTTCATTGTTAGCGAACTAGAAAAATGTGGAGTTAAAATCGTTCCTCTTTCAGGAGTAATTAATGGTGATCCAGTAAGTAGAACCATGAATGAAATGATGGCGGTAATGAACGCTTTCTTTCCTCGTATGACTAGCTACAAGGTCAAACAAACAGCTTCTGAAAAGTTTAAAGCAGGATATTATCCTTCGTGGGCGCCATTGGGTTACTTAAATGTTGTCAATAAAAATCCTGAAGGCTCTTACGACAAAAAGATTGTCATTCCTGATCCTGCTATAGCTCCTTTTGTTCGACAGGCTTATAAATTGTATGCAACTCGTGACTATGCAATTTATGATATTCGCCAGTACCTCCACAAAAATGGAGTAACAGGTAGAAAAGGGAAACCGATTCAATACTCTATTGTTGGCAATATGCTTAAGAATTCATTTTATTGGGGTTGGATGAAACACGGAGGACATGAAGGTATGGGGAAACACGAACCTCTAGTTGATAAGCAGACTTTTGATTTAGTTCAAAAGATACTCTCAGAAAAAGGCGATTATGGTCTTCGCAAGAGAAAACACAACTTTCTTCTTCGGGGCGTTGTCTTTTGCAAAGACTGTGGCAGACGTTATGTTGCAGAGTGGCATTATCACGAAAAATATAAAACTGGTAATGGAAAGATTGGAATGTATCACTGCTCTCAAACTGGTAAGCGTGGTGGTTGCCCTTCAAGATATGTATTACTCACTAATCTTGAGGACCAAGTAAAACAAGAGGTCGATAAGCTAGCCTTTACTGATGAATTCATCCAAGCAGTAGAAACCAATATCACTCGTGTTTATGACGAAAGTATTGATCGTATTCAGCGCGCTAAAAAAGCTCTATATAACAAAAGGGATGCAGTTGACCAAAAAAGAATAAAGATTGAAAAAGACTACTTTGATAACAAACTTCCTGTCGAACAACTCCAAAAATATAATACTCAACTAGATGCAGAAGCTCTAGTCATTCAGAAAGAACTTGTGGAACAGGATAAGACCAATACCATTGATACTTCGATCATAAATGAAGTACTTAAACTAACTCGAAATATTGTTCAAACCTATGAGGATTCGGACATTGATCACAAGCGTGCTTATTTACACTTTTTCTTCCAAAAGATATGGGTACAAGATAAGAAAATAATGGAGGTCGAATACACTCCGGCACTCCAAGTTTTGAATGAGGCTAAACTTGGTATATTAAGTTCCAACTGGCTCCGCGGGTAG